In a single window of the Bacteroidales bacterium genome:
- a CDS encoding BACON domain-containing carbohydrate-binding protein has product MKKIVLFLSVALLWGAVAAQNRDLVNLKLQQDEKLVQLAQETLISMEADKAEAIQMATQKNWAPEAETEDYPTRGVTATNVWTGAFNYYWHNAGNWSLGHIPTATEDVIMTSAGYHPPSVASSYDEACRDLTIQSGAGLIIAGLTLTVNGNLTISGNLEMNNATGVLTVYGNVTWKANSTAGFTAAAPFHVHGEWLFESGANANLANGTILFWGTTDKYITSNSLTSSFNNVGSYKSGGAKLGISYNSTQALKINGDIYVHPGAIFGIYNTKDVKLKGSINSNGSFICSFGKLVLNGASQSLRMNVDNYFNNLTFNQSGTVIVNTSNTNVLNVKKDVVISSGVFSLQDRTMKVGGNWTNNVGTSAFNEGTSRVIFNGTGHNYVKTSETFNIIEANMGNALRVDNASSVVTCNQYDWTTGGIDVVAGTFTALDLFDNGLYGSFYVNPGGVINLTNDSWVDLNGEIHNFGGTINVSGTVSDWPYTNDALIEMTSGVIDFKTCGISIRNNARTLTTNISGGTIRMANNFKNERTDVSLSSLTVEMYGPSDATLFLAEGKPIRYLKVDKVASDGMPPSQQQNRDGSLPTDNSKANNVNLVSDIIVNDDVNINGGSLSLNSFEATVNNYLVVDDGGTLIMDNPADVINMIYKYSHLIVKEGGSALLSAGNIYTQGWILPHEGSSFTASPYNTITFTGTTGGGPSCFEPTAVYGNIVINKNPGQTTYIDNLATEPVVVDGNVTINAGNIFELQNNTLNVHGILTDNATSSIVVYDVSKNLAESSSTLLPEQQTNKESRAGTLEIDTDFTLNGLLDIADGNVNVHGRFTMAATGSLIIDGGTFIADSPHVYKGWEFIHGNLQMSDGLFEITHNSIYFSNTANTSISGGILRSGGAFYATGAGVFEPTGGTVEIIGNTSDGTIYCSGGNYFYNLLINKGVADDAPPTPLFDREGNPIEQTRGNTVFVSDLGSQITILGDLTIDAGTLNSNNQTISIGGDWLNNVGVSAFDETAGRVIFNGTDPQFCSTENFNILEINKPSELLYSVGSSTINCEIYDWTSGGLWISPGNFSAADLADDGLFGSFAIFGGTMDLHQDALQYVDLNGEIIVGYDATLNVYGGYGDSWWPYGGDASITMAHPTGVLDFKDVGIIVNNSYSYTFTENITNGTIRTAGNFIAENAAFTPLGGTIELYGGIDAGIINIAGSYFHNLTINKSGGSDGGPEPLITQDRNGQTITLSRANQVNLGGDVFVNGNLTVNAGKLNIGTADYDMTCIGSASIENGATLEMSASTQLKLNTSLTVKNGGTFRSTGAAGLENLVTHAVATNRYLFDVQSGANIAASNTIFEYMGANGINIASGAVVDPAQAFNNCTFRQGASANTLLTMNSSQTLECTGAVFPANNWGGTYNVKKSVNAGRITFNDYSGGFAGAAYESDPYNRIDWFTPGLSASPLTLNVTPPAGTAIINVTSNLAWTATESSAWFSISPSSGTNNGTITVTYNQNTSASGRSGTITISAPSVPNVIVTVNQAGATLAVTPASQNVTAPAGTTTFSVSSNTLWTVSESVSWFTVAPMSGTANGTLTVNYEQNTATTPRTGQITVSSTGLPNVVVTVSQAGAGATLTVTPTNRDVTAASGQTTFGVASNTSWTVSKNVIWLTVSPMSGSSNGTLTVNYEQNTSITPRTGQITVTVAGLTPVVVTVSQAGAGATLTVTPANRDVTAAAGQTTFSVASNTSWTVSKNVIWLTVSPMSGSSNGTLTVNYEQNTSITPRTGQITVTVAGLTPVVVTVSQAGAGATLTVTPANQAVTSGAGSTNFTVASNTSWTVSENVSWLTVSPMSGSANGTLTVNYDQNTSITPRTGQITVTVAGLTPVVVTVSQAGAGATLTVTPANRDVTAAAGQTTFSVASNTSWTVNKNVIWLTVSPMSGSSNGTLTVNYEQNTSITPRTGQITVTVAGLTPVAVTVSQTGAGATLTVTPANHDVTAAAGQTTFGVASNTSWGITESVAWFTVTPMSGTGNGTLTVNYSANVTGSSRVGSILVKASGGSPAVTVTVSQSAYPSQVISLSAGWQGLSSYIMPADNNIVNVFAPLSPKLIIAQTLSGIYYPAGPINTIGTWASQSAYAVKMNNAATLSIFGMPETDKTYDLVAGWNLIPVIANNPVNVATLTTTVSFQIVKEVAGTGVYWPAYGINTIGNLMPGKAYYTRVASPGFITFPTNTDAGWDGKYPETTLLQTPWNQPEASPVSHLVAIAPGVTSGLLAGDIIGLFTPDNICCGAVMVEMPGEPLVINAFGDDPTTPAIDGMTEGEVMNFRIFNPETGKEVTLEVVFDAQMPQGRNFVSHGISAIKELKITGVDEVDNTRINISVYPNPSTGVFHVKTLSGTKASSEMSWEISNTHGAGIAKGNNSSDDFTIDISTYPKGIYYLKITQRGWQTVEKLVVQ; this is encoded by the coding sequence ATGAAAAAAATTGTACTTTTTTTATCAGTAGCTCTTCTGTGGGGTGCTGTGGCAGCCCAGAACAGAGACCTTGTGAACCTCAAACTGCAGCAGGATGAAAAGCTGGTGCAGCTTGCACAGGAAACCCTTATCAGCATGGAAGCCGACAAGGCTGAAGCCATTCAAATGGCAACACAAAAAAACTGGGCGCCAGAAGCCGAAACAGAGGATTATCCAACTCGGGGGGTGACCGCTACGAACGTTTGGACTGGCGCTTTTAACTATTACTGGCACAATGCAGGCAACTGGAGCCTTGGCCATATCCCCACGGCCACCGAAGATGTGATTATGACGTCGGCGGGTTATCACCCTCCCAGTGTTGCCAGTAGTTATGATGAAGCCTGTAGGGATCTTACCATCCAAAGCGGTGCAGGACTTATTATTGCTGGATTGACCCTGACGGTTAATGGCAATCTGACTATAAGTGGAAATCTGGAAATGAATAACGCTACAGGTGTGCTTACTGTTTATGGCAATGTAACCTGGAAAGCCAATTCAACAGCAGGCTTTACAGCCGCTGCGCCATTTCATGTACATGGAGAGTGGCTTTTTGAAAGTGGAGCCAATGCTAATCTGGCCAATGGTACCATTTTATTCTGGGGAACAACAGATAAATATATTACCAGCAATTCATTAACCAGCTCATTTAACAATGTCGGAAGCTACAAATCAGGTGGTGCAAAACTTGGTATCAGTTATAATTCAACACAAGCCCTGAAGATAAATGGAGATATCTATGTGCATCCGGGGGCAATCTTTGGCATTTACAATACTAAGGATGTTAAATTGAAGGGAAGTATAAATTCAAACGGATCCTTTATCTGCAGCTTTGGTAAACTTGTTCTGAATGGAGCTTCACAATCCCTGCGGATGAACGTGGATAATTATTTCAATAACCTTACCTTCAACCAGAGTGGTACCGTAATTGTCAATACCTCAAACACCAATGTCCTGAATGTTAAAAAGGATGTGGTGATATCCTCCGGAGTTTTCAGTTTGCAGGATAGGACTATGAAAGTTGGTGGAAACTGGACTAACAATGTGGGAACATCTGCATTTAACGAAGGTACCAGTCGCGTGATATTTAATGGCACCGGTCACAATTATGTAAAAACCAGCGAAACCTTTAATATCATCGAAGCCAACATGGGTAATGCCTTGCGAGTGGATAATGCAAGCAGTGTTGTAACATGTAATCAATACGACTGGACAACTGGAGGTATTGATGTGGTGGCCGGAACATTTACTGCTTTAGATCTTTTTGATAACGGGCTTTACGGCAGCTTCTACGTAAACCCCGGCGGGGTGATAAACCTCACCAACGATAGCTGGGTTGACCTGAATGGGGAAATCCATAATTTTGGCGGAACCATCAATGTTTCGGGTACAGTGAGTGACTGGCCTTATACCAACGATGCTCTGATTGAAATGACCAGCGGGGTAATCGATTTCAAAACCTGCGGGATCTCCATAAGGAATAATGCACGTACCTTAACCACCAACATTAGCGGCGGCACTATTCGCATGGCCAACAATTTTAAAAACGAAAGGACAGATGTCAGCCTCTCAAGCTTAACTGTGGAAATGTATGGCCCAAGCGATGCTACCTTGTTCCTTGCCGAGGGCAAACCCATTCGATATTTAAAAGTGGACAAAGTAGCGAGTGATGGGATGCCCCCATCACAACAGCAAAACCGCGATGGAAGCCTGCCCACAGATAACAGCAAGGCTAATAATGTGAATCTCGTTTCCGATATTATTGTAAACGACGATGTAAACATCAATGGTGGTTCATTAAGCTTGAATAGTTTTGAAGCTACTGTAAATAATTATCTTGTTGTTGATGATGGCGGAACCCTAATTATGGACAATCCGGCAGATGTAATAAATATGATCTATAAATATAGTCATTTGATTGTAAAAGAGGGAGGTTCCGCATTACTTTCTGCGGGTAATATTTATACCCAGGGTTGGATTCTTCCGCATGAGGGTAGCAGTTTTACAGCATCCCCTTACAATACCATTACCTTTACAGGAACTACCGGCGGTGGCCCATCATGCTTTGAACCCACAGCGGTTTATGGAAATATTGTAATCAACAAAAATCCCGGGCAAACTACCTATATCGATAATTTGGCCACAGAGCCTGTGGTAGTAGATGGCAATGTTACAATAAACGCTGGTAACATTTTTGAGCTGCAAAATAACACCTTAAATGTGCATGGCATCCTAACAGATAATGCCACCAGTTCGATTGTAGTTTACGATGTTTCAAAAAACCTGGCAGAATCATCCAGCACTCTGCTACCGGAGCAGCAAACAAATAAGGAATCCCGGGCCGGAACCCTCGAAATCGACACCGATTTTACGCTCAATGGCTTGCTCGATATTGCTGATGGAAATGTAAACGTACATGGCCGCTTTACCATGGCTGCAACCGGCTCGTTGATTATCGATGGCGGCACATTTATCGCCGACAGTCCCCATGTATACAAAGGCTGGGAATTCATACATGGCAACCTGCAAATGAGCGATGGCCTTTTTGAAATTACCCACAACAGCATCTACTTTAGTAACACGGCTAATACTTCTATTAGCGGAGGTATTCTTAGAAGCGGTGGAGCTTTTTATGCTACCGGCGCAGGAGTATTTGAACCTACAGGAGGCACTGTCGAAATAATCGGCAACACCTCTGATGGCACGATTTACTGTTCCGGTGGAAATTATTTTTACAATCTGCTTATCAACAAAGGCGTTGCTGATGACGCACCGCCCACGCCTTTGTTCGACCGGGAAGGAAACCCAATAGAGCAAACCAGGGGGAATACTGTTTTTGTATCTGACCTTGGCTCCCAGATTACTATCCTGGGCGATCTGACGATCGATGCCGGCACTTTAAATTCAAATAACCAAACAATAAGCATCGGCGGCGATTGGCTTAATAATGTGGGCGTATCAGCATTTGATGAAACCGCCGGCCGTGTAATATTTAACGGAACCGACCCACAGTTTTGTTCTACCGAGAATTTTAATATTCTTGAAATCAATAAGCCTTCTGAACTTTTATATAGCGTGGGTTCCAGCACCATCAATTGCGAGATTTACGACTGGACAAGCGGAGGACTTTGGATATCTCCCGGCAACTTTAGCGCTGCCGATCTGGCTGATGACGGGCTATTCGGATCGTTCGCCATTTTTGGTGGAACAATGGACTTGCACCAGGATGCCTTGCAGTATGTTGACCTCAATGGAGAGATCATTGTTGGCTACGACGCAACATTAAATGTTTACGGTGGTTACGGAGATAGCTGGTGGCCATACGGCGGTGACGCATCCATTACAATGGCGCATCCAACTGGTGTGCTCGATTTTAAAGATGTGGGAATTATTGTTAACAATTCTTACTCCTACACATTTACCGAGAACATTACTAATGGCACCATCAGAACGGCAGGAAACTTTATAGCTGAAAATGCTGCTTTCACTCCATTAGGTGGAACTATTGAGTTGTATGGTGGCATTGATGCAGGAATTATAAATATTGCGGGGAGTTATTTTCATAATCTCACCATCAACAAATCAGGAGGCTCCGATGGAGGCCCTGAGCCGCTCATTACTCAGGATCGCAATGGACAAACAATAACGCTTTCGCGAGCCAATCAGGTTAATCTCGGTGGTGATGTTTTTGTTAATGGCAATCTGACGGTCAATGCCGGAAAACTAAATATAGGAACCGCCGACTACGACATGACGTGTATTGGTAGCGCCAGCATCGAAAATGGCGCCACGCTCGAAATGTCGGCTTCAACTCAATTAAAACTCAATACCTCGCTGACGGTGAAAAATGGAGGAACCTTCCGGTCAACGGGCGCTGCTGGTCTTGAAAACCTGGTTACACACGCTGTCGCAACAAACCGTTATCTATTCGACGTTCAGTCGGGTGCCAATATTGCCGCCTCCAACACCATTTTTGAATACATGGGTGCAAATGGTATTAATATCGCCAGCGGCGCAGTGGTTGACCCTGCACAGGCGTTCAACAACTGTACTTTCCGCCAGGGCGCGTCAGCAAATACATTACTCACCATGAACAGCTCACAAACGCTCGAATGCACCGGAGCTGTGTTCCCGGCCAACAATTGGGGCGGAACCTACAATGTGAAGAAATCTGTTAATGCAGGCCGCATAACCTTTAATGATTACAGCGGTGGCTTTGCCGGTGCTGCCTACGAGAGCGACCCATACAACAGAATCGATTGGTTTACGCCGGGGCTTTCAGCTTCGCCGCTTACGCTAAATGTAACTCCTCCGGCAGGAACAGCTATCATCAACGTCACCTCCAACCTTGCCTGGACGGCTACCGAAAGTAGTGCATGGTTTTCAATCAGCCCATCCTCAGGAACCAATAACGGAACCATCACGGTTACTTATAACCAAAACACATCAGCCTCCGGACGTTCGGGAACCATCACTATTTCCGCTCCTTCCGTACCCAATGTTATCGTAACGGTGAATCAGGCAGGAGCAACATTGGCTGTAACGCCCGCCTCACAAAACGTAACTGCACCAGCAGGAACTACTACTTTTAGCGTAAGCTCTAATACCTTGTGGACGGTAAGCGAAAGCGTTTCCTGGTTTACCGTGGCGCCGATGAGCGGCACAGCCAACGGAACACTCACGGTAAATTATGAGCAAAACACAGCGACAACACCACGCACCGGGCAAATTACCGTTTCCTCAACAGGACTTCCAAATGTTGTTGTAACCGTAAGCCAGGCTGGTGCAGGAGCAACACTTACTGTAACTCCAACCAACCGTGACGTGACTGCAGCATCGGGACAAACCACCTTTGGCGTTGCTTCCAATACTTCATGGACGGTGAGTAAGAATGTTATCTGGCTAACCGTATCTCCCATGAGTGGCTCCTCAAATGGAACCCTTACGGTAAATTATGAGCAAAACACTTCGATAACTCCGCGTACAGGACAAATTACCGTTACCGTCGCCGGACTCACACCAGTAGTGGTAACGGTGAGCCAGGCCGGTGCAGGAGCAACACTTACGGTTACTCCGGCAAACCGTGATGTGACTGCAGCAGCGGGACAAACTACTTTCAGCGTTGCCTCCAATACTTCGTGGACGGTGAGTAAGAATGTTATCTGGCTAACCGTATCTCCCATGAGTGGCTCCTCAAATGGAACCCTTACGGTAAATTATGAGCAAAATACTTCGATAACTCCGCGTACAGGACAAATTACCGTTACCGTCGCCGGACTCACACCAGTAGTGGTAACGGTGAGCCAGGCCGGTGCAGGAGCAACACTTACAGTTACTCCGGCAAACCAGGCTGTAACTTCCGGCGCTGGATCAACCAACTTTACCGTTGCCTCCAATACTTCGTGGACGGTGAGCGAGAACGTTTCCTGGCTAACCGTATCTCCCATGAGTGGCTCCGCAAATGGAACCCTCACGGTAAATTATGATCAAAATACTTCGATAACTCCGCGTACAGGACAAATTACCGTTACCGTCGCCGGACTCACACCAGTAGTGGTAACGGTGAGCCAGGCCGGTGCAGGAGCAACACTTACTGTTACTCCGGCAAACCGTGATGTGACTGCAGCAGCGGGACAAACTACTTTCAGCGTTGCCTCCAATACTTCGTGGACGGTGAACAAGAATGTTATCTGGCTAACGGTATCTCCCATGAGTGGCTCCTCAAATGGAACCCTCACGGTAAATTATGAGCAAAACACTTCGATAACTCCGCGTACAGGACAAATTACCGTTACCGTCGCCGGACTCACACCAGTAGCGGTAACGGTGAGCCAGACCGGTGCAGGAGCAACACTTACTGTTACTCCGGCAAACCATGATGTGACTGCAGCAGCGGGACAAACCACCTTTGGCGTTGCTTCAAATACCAGTTGGGGTATTACCGAAAGCGTTGCCTGGTTTACTGTAACTCCCATGTCGGGAACCGGAAACGGCACCTTAACAGTTAACTACAGTGCAAATGTCACAGGAAGTTCGCGCGTTGGAAGTATCCTCGTGAAGGCGTCTGGCGGATCGCCCGCAGTAACGGTTACCGTTTCTCAAAGCGCTTATCCAAGTCAGGTCATTAGTCTGAGTGCCGGATGGCAAGGGCTGTCGAGCTACATTATGCCCGCCGATAACAACATCGTAAATGTGTTTGCTCCCCTGTCACCCAAACTAATCATTGCTCAAACTTTGAGCGGCATTTATTATCCGGCAGGGCCAATCAATACCATCGGCACCTGGGCAAGCCAGTCGGCTTATGCGGTAAAAATGAATAATGCTGCCACGCTATCCATATTTGGAATGCCCGAAACCGACAAAACCTACGATCTTGTTGCAGGCTGGAACCTGATACCCGTTATCGCCAACAATCCGGTAAACGTAGCCACCCTGACCACAACAGTTAGCTTTCAGATTGTGAAAGAGGTCGCGGGAACCGGTGTTTACTGGCCAGCCTATGGCATCAACACTATCGGCAACCTGATGCCGGGCAAGGCCTATTACACGCGCGTAGCTTCCCCTGGTTTTATAACCTTCCCCACAAATACCGATGCAGGCTGGGATGGCAAATATCCTGAGACTACGCTGTTACAAACTCCTTGGAACCAACCGGAAGCTTCGCCCGTTTCGCATCTGGTTGCTATAGCTCCCGGTGTCACTTCAGGACTTCTGGCCGGCGATATTATAGGCCTGTTTACGCCTGACAATATTTGTTGCGGCGCAGTCATGGTTGAAATGCCGGGTGAACCGCTGGTTATAAACGCTTTTGGCGACGACCCCACCACTCCGGCAATCGACGGAATGACCGAAGGCGAAGTCATGAACTTCCGCATCTTTAATCCTGAAACAGGAAAAGAGGTTACATTGGAAGTTGTGTTTGATGCGCAAATGCCACAGGGTAGAAATTTTGTTAGCCATGGCATATCGGCAATCAAAGAGCTGAAGATTACCGGTGTGGATGAGGTGGATAATACGAGAATAAACATTTCGGTTTATCCGAATCCGTCAACGGGAGTGTTTCACGTTAAAACCCTTTCCGGAACCAAAGCCTCATCAGAAATGTCCTGGGAGATTTCAAACACCCACGGGGCAGGTATTGCCAAAGGCAACAACTCTTCTGACGATTTCACCATCGACATCTCTACCTATCCGAAAGGAATCTATTACTTAAAAATTACACAACGAGGATGGCAAACCGTTGAAAAGCTGGTGGTGCAATAA
- a CDS encoding DUF4160 domain-containing protein has product MKSGIVEGKFPKRALNLVLEWYEIHKDELMDNWNSIIETGEYNKISPLE; this is encoded by the coding sequence ATAAAATCAGGTATCGTAGAAGGAAAATTCCCAAAACGTGCATTAAATCTTGTCTTGGAATGGTACGAAATTCACAAGGATGAATTAATGGACAACTGGAATTCGATAATTGAAACCGGCGAGTACAATAAAATTTCACCTTTAGAATAA
- a CDS encoding DUF2442 domain-containing protein, producing MLLNVVKADYKKQYQIHLEFNNGETVSVNLKEVVFNDHRKIFEPLRDIGYFKKFSITLNTIAWENKLDLAPEFLLDLGKKQQKTQLDFA from the coding sequence ATGTTACTAAACGTCGTAAAGGCTGACTACAAGAAACAATACCAAATCCACCTCGAATTTAACAACGGTGAAACGGTGTCGGTTAACCTAAAGGAGGTGGTTTTTAATGACCATCGCAAAATATTCGAGCCACTAAGAGATATTGGTTATTTTAAAAAATTCAGTATTACTCTGAACACTATTGCCTGGGAAAATAAGTTGGATCTTGCTCCTGAATTTTTACTGGATCTCGGAAAAAAGCAGCAGAAAACGCAACTGGACTTTGCTTAA